In a single window of the Anguilla rostrata isolate EN2019 chromosome 4, ASM1855537v3, whole genome shotgun sequence genome:
- the plppr5b gene encoding phospholipid phosphatase-related protein type 5 isoform X4 produces the protein MPSERHLHRSRWIIYSFVLIELVIMAGTVMLAYYFEYTDTFNVHVQGFFCYDNSYTKPYLGPEESSAIPPALLYAVVAGVPTLVITVTESVLFLLQYTSKDLDNREKTIVTGDCCYLNPLVRRTFRFLGVYTFGLFTTDIFVNAGQVVTGNLAPHFLTVCKPNYTALGCQQALRFISHQEACTGNEDDILRARKTFPSKEAALSVYAALYLAMYITCTVKAKGTRLAKPVLSLGLMCLAFLTGINRVAEYRNHWSDVIAGFVIGVAIATFLVVCVVHNFKGKLLLSENPPQDSMTNAPMINLPRVESPLEKYIASQNHIAFAEVT, from the exons CTGGTGATAATGGCTGGGACTGTCATGCTGGCTTATTACTTCGAGTACACCGACACTTTCAACGTGCACGTACAAGGATTTTTCTGCTATGACAATTCCTATACGAAGCCCTACCTTGGACCTGAGGAGTCGAGCGCTATTCCTCCAGCCCTCCTTTATGCGGTGGTCGCCGGAGTCCCCACACTTGTG atAACCGTTACAGAGTCCGTCCTGTTTTTGCTGCAATATACCTCTAAAGATCTAGATAACCGTGAGAAGACCATCGTCACAGGAGACTGTTGTTACCTCAACCCTCTTGTGCGTAGGACTTTCCGCTTCTTGG GTGTGTACACGTTCGGCCTGTTCACCACGGACATCTTCGTGAACGCGGGCCAGGTGGTGACGGGGAATCTGGCGCCTCACTTCCTCACCGTGTGCAAACCCAATTACACGGCCCTGGGCTGCCAGCAAGCCCTGCGCTTCATCAGCCACCAGGAGGCCTGCACCGGCAACGAGGACGACATCCTGCGCGCACGCAAAACCTTTCCCTCTAAAGAGGCCGCCCTCAGCGTCTACGCCGCGCTCTATCTCGCC ATGTATATCACCTGCACAGTGAAAGCCAAAGGAACCAGACTAGCAAAGCCTGTTCTGTCTCTGGGCCTCATGTGCCTGGCCTTCCTGACTGGGATCAACAGAGTAGCCGAGTACAGGAATCACTGGTCTGACGTCATTGCAGGGTTCGTTATAGGAGTGGCCATAGCTACCTTTCTG gttgtgtgtgtggttcacaACTTCAAAGGAAAGTTGTTGCTGAGTGAAAATCCACCACAGGACAGCATGACCAATGCTCCCATGATCAACCTGCCCAGAGTAGAGAGCCCACTGGAAAAATACATCGCCTCACAG AATCACATCGCCTTCGCTGAAGTCACATGA
- the plppr5b gene encoding phospholipid phosphatase-related protein type 5 isoform X1, giving the protein MPSERHLHRSRWIIYSFVLIELVIMAGTVMLAYYFEYTDTFNVHVQGFFCYDNSYTKPYLGPEESSAIPPALLYAVVAGVPTLVITVTESVLFLLQYTSKDLDNREKTIVTGDCCYLNPLVRRTFRFLGVYTFGLFTTDIFVNAGQVVTGNLAPHFLTVCKPNYTALGCQQALRFISHQEACTGNEDDILRARKTFPSKEAALSVYAALYLAMYITCTVKAKGTRLAKPVLSLGLMCLAFLTGINRVAEYRNHWSDVIAGFVIGVAIATFLVVCVVHNFKGKLLLSENPPQDSMTNAPMINLPRVESPLEKYIASQVSDLREEEALPSTSFKARLMRFFSWITGMSRFDHRHHTRQ; this is encoded by the exons CTGGTGATAATGGCTGGGACTGTCATGCTGGCTTATTACTTCGAGTACACCGACACTTTCAACGTGCACGTACAAGGATTTTTCTGCTATGACAATTCCTATACGAAGCCCTACCTTGGACCTGAGGAGTCGAGCGCTATTCCTCCAGCCCTCCTTTATGCGGTGGTCGCCGGAGTCCCCACACTTGTG atAACCGTTACAGAGTCCGTCCTGTTTTTGCTGCAATATACCTCTAAAGATCTAGATAACCGTGAGAAGACCATCGTCACAGGAGACTGTTGTTACCTCAACCCTCTTGTGCGTAGGACTTTCCGCTTCTTGG GTGTGTACACGTTCGGCCTGTTCACCACGGACATCTTCGTGAACGCGGGCCAGGTGGTGACGGGGAATCTGGCGCCTCACTTCCTCACCGTGTGCAAACCCAATTACACGGCCCTGGGCTGCCAGCAAGCCCTGCGCTTCATCAGCCACCAGGAGGCCTGCACCGGCAACGAGGACGACATCCTGCGCGCACGCAAAACCTTTCCCTCTAAAGAGGCCGCCCTCAGCGTCTACGCCGCGCTCTATCTCGCC ATGTATATCACCTGCACAGTGAAAGCCAAAGGAACCAGACTAGCAAAGCCTGTTCTGTCTCTGGGCCTCATGTGCCTGGCCTTCCTGACTGGGATCAACAGAGTAGCCGAGTACAGGAATCACTGGTCTGACGTCATTGCAGGGTTCGTTATAGGAGTGGCCATAGCTACCTTTCTG gttgtgtgtgtggttcacaACTTCAAAGGAAAGTTGTTGCTGAGTGAAAATCCACCACAGGACAGCATGACCAATGCTCCCATGATCAACCTGCCCAGAGTAGAGAGCCCACTGGAAAAATACATCGCCTCACAG GTTTCAGACCTTAGGGAGGAAGAGGCACTCCCATCTACCTCATTCAAAGCACGGCTCATGAGGTTCTTTAGCTGGATCACAGGGATGAGTCGATTCGATCACCGGCATCACACAAGGCAATAA
- the plppr5b gene encoding phospholipid phosphatase-related protein type 5 isoform X3, with the protein MPSERHLHRSRWIIYSFVLIELVIMAGTVMLAYYFEYTDTFNVHVQGFFCYDNSYTKPYLGPEESSAIPPALLYAVVAGVPTLVITVTESVLFLLQYTSKDLDNREKTIVTGDCCYLNPLVRRTFRFLGVYTFGLFTTDIFVNAGQVVTGNLAPHFLTVCKPNYTALGCQQALRFISHQEACTGNEDDILRARKTFPSKEAALSVYAALYLAMYITCTVKAKGTRLAKPVLSLGLMCLAFLTGINRVAEYRNHWSDVIAGFVIGVAIATFLVVCVVHNFKGKLLLSENPPQDSMTNAPMINLPRVESPLEKYIASQVRWPGLRVQMEPETPSLVQALRYQAL; encoded by the exons CTGGTGATAATGGCTGGGACTGTCATGCTGGCTTATTACTTCGAGTACACCGACACTTTCAACGTGCACGTACAAGGATTTTTCTGCTATGACAATTCCTATACGAAGCCCTACCTTGGACCTGAGGAGTCGAGCGCTATTCCTCCAGCCCTCCTTTATGCGGTGGTCGCCGGAGTCCCCACACTTGTG atAACCGTTACAGAGTCCGTCCTGTTTTTGCTGCAATATACCTCTAAAGATCTAGATAACCGTGAGAAGACCATCGTCACAGGAGACTGTTGTTACCTCAACCCTCTTGTGCGTAGGACTTTCCGCTTCTTGG GTGTGTACACGTTCGGCCTGTTCACCACGGACATCTTCGTGAACGCGGGCCAGGTGGTGACGGGGAATCTGGCGCCTCACTTCCTCACCGTGTGCAAACCCAATTACACGGCCCTGGGCTGCCAGCAAGCCCTGCGCTTCATCAGCCACCAGGAGGCCTGCACCGGCAACGAGGACGACATCCTGCGCGCACGCAAAACCTTTCCCTCTAAAGAGGCCGCCCTCAGCGTCTACGCCGCGCTCTATCTCGCC ATGTATATCACCTGCACAGTGAAAGCCAAAGGAACCAGACTAGCAAAGCCTGTTCTGTCTCTGGGCCTCATGTGCCTGGCCTTCCTGACTGGGATCAACAGAGTAGCCGAGTACAGGAATCACTGGTCTGACGTCATTGCAGGGTTCGTTATAGGAGTGGCCATAGCTACCTTTCTG gttgtgtgtgtggttcacaACTTCAAAGGAAAGTTGTTGCTGAGTGAAAATCCACCACAGGACAGCATGACCAATGCTCCCATGATCAACCTGCCCAGAGTAGAGAGCCCACTGGAAAAATACATCGCCTCACAGGTACGGTGGCCTGGACTTCGAGTGCAAATGGAACCAGAAACACCCTCATTGGTTCAAGCTCTCCGCTATCAAGCTTTGTGA
- the plppr5b gene encoding phospholipid phosphatase-related protein type 5 isoform X2, producing the protein MLFLLPLTIMLYFQLVIMAGTVMLAYYFEYTDTFNVHVQGFFCYDNSYTKPYLGPEESSAIPPALLYAVVAGVPTLVITVTESVLFLLQYTSKDLDNREKTIVTGDCCYLNPLVRRTFRFLGVYTFGLFTTDIFVNAGQVVTGNLAPHFLTVCKPNYTALGCQQALRFISHQEACTGNEDDILRARKTFPSKEAALSVYAALYLAMYITCTVKAKGTRLAKPVLSLGLMCLAFLTGINRVAEYRNHWSDVIAGFVIGVAIATFLVVCVVHNFKGKLLLSENPPQDSMTNAPMINLPRVESPLEKYIASQVSDLREEEALPSTSFKARLMRFFSWITGMSRFDHRHHTRQ; encoded by the exons ATGTTATTTCTTTTACCGTTGACGATCATGCTTTATTTTCAGCTGGTGATAATGGCTGGGACTGTCATGCTGGCTTATTACTTCGAGTACACCGACACTTTCAACGTGCACGTACAAGGATTTTTCTGCTATGACAATTCCTATACGAAGCCCTACCTTGGACCTGAGGAGTCGAGCGCTATTCCTCCAGCCCTCCTTTATGCGGTGGTCGCCGGAGTCCCCACACTTGTG atAACCGTTACAGAGTCCGTCCTGTTTTTGCTGCAATATACCTCTAAAGATCTAGATAACCGTGAGAAGACCATCGTCACAGGAGACTGTTGTTACCTCAACCCTCTTGTGCGTAGGACTTTCCGCTTCTTGG GTGTGTACACGTTCGGCCTGTTCACCACGGACATCTTCGTGAACGCGGGCCAGGTGGTGACGGGGAATCTGGCGCCTCACTTCCTCACCGTGTGCAAACCCAATTACACGGCCCTGGGCTGCCAGCAAGCCCTGCGCTTCATCAGCCACCAGGAGGCCTGCACCGGCAACGAGGACGACATCCTGCGCGCACGCAAAACCTTTCCCTCTAAAGAGGCCGCCCTCAGCGTCTACGCCGCGCTCTATCTCGCC ATGTATATCACCTGCACAGTGAAAGCCAAAGGAACCAGACTAGCAAAGCCTGTTCTGTCTCTGGGCCTCATGTGCCTGGCCTTCCTGACTGGGATCAACAGAGTAGCCGAGTACAGGAATCACTGGTCTGACGTCATTGCAGGGTTCGTTATAGGAGTGGCCATAGCTACCTTTCTG gttgtgtgtgtggttcacaACTTCAAAGGAAAGTTGTTGCTGAGTGAAAATCCACCACAGGACAGCATGACCAATGCTCCCATGATCAACCTGCCCAGAGTAGAGAGCCCACTGGAAAAATACATCGCCTCACAG GTTTCAGACCTTAGGGAGGAAGAGGCACTCCCATCTACCTCATTCAAAGCACGGCTCATGAGGTTCTTTAGCTGGATCACAGGGATGAGTCGATTCGATCACCGGCATCACACAAGGCAATAA
- the plppr5b gene encoding phospholipid phosphatase-related protein type 5 isoform X5, whose translation MLFLLPLTIMLYFQLVIMAGTVMLAYYFEYTDTFNVHVQGFFCYDNSYTKPYLGPEESSAIPPALLYAVVAGVPTLVITVTESVLFLLQYTSKDLDNREKTIVTGDCCYLNPLVRRTFRFLGVYTFGLFTTDIFVNAGQVVTGNLAPHFLTVCKPNYTALGCQQALRFISHQEACTGNEDDILRARKTFPSKEAALSVYAALYLAMYITCTVKAKGTRLAKPVLSLGLMCLAFLTGINRVAEYRNHWSDVIAGFVIGVAIATFLVVCVVHNFKGKLLLSENPPQDSMTNAPMINLPRVESPLEKYIASQNHIAFAEVT comes from the exons ATGTTATTTCTTTTACCGTTGACGATCATGCTTTATTTTCAGCTGGTGATAATGGCTGGGACTGTCATGCTGGCTTATTACTTCGAGTACACCGACACTTTCAACGTGCACGTACAAGGATTTTTCTGCTATGACAATTCCTATACGAAGCCCTACCTTGGACCTGAGGAGTCGAGCGCTATTCCTCCAGCCCTCCTTTATGCGGTGGTCGCCGGAGTCCCCACACTTGTG atAACCGTTACAGAGTCCGTCCTGTTTTTGCTGCAATATACCTCTAAAGATCTAGATAACCGTGAGAAGACCATCGTCACAGGAGACTGTTGTTACCTCAACCCTCTTGTGCGTAGGACTTTCCGCTTCTTGG GTGTGTACACGTTCGGCCTGTTCACCACGGACATCTTCGTGAACGCGGGCCAGGTGGTGACGGGGAATCTGGCGCCTCACTTCCTCACCGTGTGCAAACCCAATTACACGGCCCTGGGCTGCCAGCAAGCCCTGCGCTTCATCAGCCACCAGGAGGCCTGCACCGGCAACGAGGACGACATCCTGCGCGCACGCAAAACCTTTCCCTCTAAAGAGGCCGCCCTCAGCGTCTACGCCGCGCTCTATCTCGCC ATGTATATCACCTGCACAGTGAAAGCCAAAGGAACCAGACTAGCAAAGCCTGTTCTGTCTCTGGGCCTCATGTGCCTGGCCTTCCTGACTGGGATCAACAGAGTAGCCGAGTACAGGAATCACTGGTCTGACGTCATTGCAGGGTTCGTTATAGGAGTGGCCATAGCTACCTTTCTG gttgtgtgtgtggttcacaACTTCAAAGGAAAGTTGTTGCTGAGTGAAAATCCACCACAGGACAGCATGACCAATGCTCCCATGATCAACCTGCCCAGAGTAGAGAGCCCACTGGAAAAATACATCGCCTCACAG AATCACATCGCCTTCGCTGAAGTCACATGA